CCTGATTCAATTTTAAATAAACCAGGGCCATTTACAAAACGTGAATATACAATAATGAAACTCCATACTGTAATTGGCTATGAATTATTAAAAAAATCTAAAAGAGAAATTATGAAAGCGGCAGCTATAGTCGCTCAGCAGCACCATGAAAGATGGGATGGGAGAGGCTATCATCAAGGACTTAAAGGAGAAGATATTGATATATTGGGAAGAATAACATCATTAGCTGATTTATTTGATGCTTTGAGTCATAGCCGAGTATATAAGGACGCATGGGATATTCAAAGAATAATAGACCTTTTTAAAGATGAAAGAGGGAAGCATTTAGACCCTAACTTAACTGATGTGTTTTTAAAAAACATAGATGAGTTTGTACTCATAAATGATAAATATTCAGACGATGATAAGATGTTTTAAGAAGGGGTTTGAATGGAGAAGGCCGTAAAACAAGGATATATTTTAAAAGGCCAAAAAGTAAAAATCAGATTAACCAATAATTATGTAATTCAAGGAACAATTAATATTGTTGGATTTGAAAGAGTATCTGATTTTTTACAAAAGAATACAGAACCTTACTTGATTCTGTATAATGCTCGCACAGATGATGGAGACATCCAAAAGACGTTACTTGTAAGTAAAATTCAGATACTCTGGATAGAACCTATTTAGTTACAGTAAAATTATTTATCAGGGCTACTTAATTATCTGGATTTTCAGGCTCCTCCATTCTTTGGGGTTCTACCTGATTTTGTTCATCGTAGAAAGGTGCCTGCTGTTCTATTGGGATAATATCCATTGGAGGCTCAACATCCTCGTAGTCAGCTGGAGGATATGCTTCCATATCATTTGGATAATCTACTACTGTACTTGTAGTAACAACTATTGGCTGAGGGATTTCTTCAATTTGATTAGAATCAATGTATTCATCGGCTAATATTTCAAATGATAGCCCAAAGATGCATATACTTACAAAGATACAAACCATAATTTTTTTCATACCACTTTTTATTCTCCTTATTTGATAAAAAAACTTAAATTTTGAGATTACTATAATGCTCAATAATATTTAGAATAGCATTTTTATGAGGTGTTAAAATTTTTTTGAATTTGCAGCCAATCACTATTTTTGTTGTAGAAAAAATTGTAGATGAATCCGCGTATTGGTATTCCTCAATATACGATATTTTCATTCTCATATCAGAAATACCTCTAAATATTTCTAAATCGTCACTTCCTTTAAATAATAGCTGCATGCCTTTTACAGCATCAGGAATTGTTTCTGCTTTAATGCATAGCCCTCCTTCACTAACATTTAATATTTGTCCATAAAACATTTTGTTAATAATGGGAATCGAAAAATTTCCCATTACAGGGGTTTGAAGTAGATAAGCTCTTTTATATTTTCTTTTTTCTTTTGTAAAGAACGTCATATTTGAATCCCCTTTAATTTAGGGAAATAAGTTGATAATCGTCTTAAATAGCTATGTTTGTGATAATATGAAATTTTAAATTTTATTGCAAGAACTTAAAATTGACACACGCGTTAACTTTAAATAAGTAATAAATTTAAGATAAAACTGAGAAAATATTAACGAGCGAGTAAAAATTTTAAAGACGAATTAGAATATTATGAATTTAAATAAAAAAAATATAGCGATAGATATAGTAATATCTTTTTTTTCAGCTATTTTGCTTCGATTAGCGTATCCTCCTATTTCATTCGTTACAGCATCAATAATAGCCTTTGTAATTATTTTATTAAGAATTAGGATAACATATTATCCTTTTATCTTTGGCATTTTAGTTGGTTCATTTTTTTCCATGATGCTTTGTTCATGGATGTTTAACACTATATTAATTCATTTCAATATAGGAATAATTTCATCAATAATATTTTTTATCCTAATAATAGGGTTTATTCCTTCAATATCAATGGGTATATTTGCGTTATTGGTGTCGAAAGCTAAAAAGAGATTTGATTATTTATCCTACATCTGGATAGCATCTGTTTACACAGTTTTAGAATGGATAAGAATGACTTTTTCTCCAGAATACGGATGGGGTGGACTTGGTTCCGCTTTTTATCTTATAACCGAAGCCATGGCATTTACACGATTTGTTGGGGGATCTGGAATTTCTTTTTTTATTATATTCGTTTCTGGGGTACTTGCTGGAAGCTTGAATTATTTAGTTAATAAACATTTTTTCAAAAGTGTCATAAATGTCTTTACAGCTTTATTTATAGTGTTTGTTTTATATTATACTGGAAGTCTTATTAATTATGAAATAGCTGAAATGAACGGAAAAAAAATAGATATACGTCTCATACATTCTGGAATTGATAATACAAATAGATGGAATACAAAATTCGATTCTGAAAGCCTTTCGATATATAAAGAGCTCTCCCGCAACTCGTCCTATAAAAATGAAGACAACACCAGACTAATAATTTGGCCAGAAACAGCCTTAACCTTTTGCATTCAATCTAATAAAAATGCTATTTCTGAAATATCAGAAATAGCAAATGAAAATTCAGCATGGATTATTGTTGGAAGCCCTTCTTACTCTGGGTATGGAGAAGACAGGAGATATTTTAATTCCGCTTTCTTATTTTCAAATGAAGGGAAAATAAAGTATCGTTACGATAAAAAATACCCCCTTTTATTTGCCGAAAAAAATATGGGTGTATTAAATATAAAGAAAAATAAAGGTGTATTTTATGATTCAGGCAAAACATCTAATTTTATAGAAATTGAAG
This is a stretch of genomic DNA from Desulfobacterales bacterium. It encodes these proteins:
- a CDS encoding PilZ domain-containing protein; this translates as MTFFTKEKRKYKRAYLLQTPVMGNFSIPIINKMFYGQILNVSEGGLCIKAETIPDAVKGMQLLFKGSDDLEIFRGISDMRMKISYIEEYQYADSSTIFSTTKIVIGCKFKKILTPHKNAILNIIEHYSNLKI
- the lnt gene encoding apolipoprotein N-acyltransferase; protein product: MNLNKKNIAIDIVISFFSAILLRLAYPPISFVTASIIAFVIILLRIRITYYPFIFGILVGSFFSMMLCSWMFNTILIHFNIGIISSIIFFILIIGFIPSISMGIFALLVSKAKKRFDYLSYIWIASVYTVLEWIRMTFSPEYGWGGLGSAFYLITEAMAFTRFVGGSGISFFIIFVSGVLAGSLNYLVNKHFFKSVINVFTALFIVFVLYYTGSLINYEIAEMNGKKIDIRLIHSGIDNTNRWNTKFDSESLSIYKELSRNSSYKNEDNTRLIIWPETALTFCIQSNKNAISEISEIANENSAWIIVGSPSYSGYGEDRRYFNSAFLFSNEGKIKYRYDKKYPLLFAEKNMGVLNIKKNKGVFYDSGKTSNFIEIEDGIKLGFAICYEIGNSNLIHSAVKQGAQIIVNISNDAWFDNSSESVQQLSILALRCAEFGCFGLRSTSYGISALIDFQGRIIKSSDISEKCTLSATIELFNLKPTFYSMFKDWFVIVCGFFILVIFLFSLRSC